The Longimicrobium sp. genome includes a window with the following:
- the dnaA gene encoding chromosomal replication initiator protein DnaA: MELSAGEVWTRILDGAQQALPEQAFRTWLQPTQAVAISQDLLVVSTPNPFAVDWVEDKYAELLTGIGEHLFGRRFQLSVQYNGGGRPGHVPPPAVMAPAAPAPAARPAEAPAAPSGRPSAPLNPRYTFDRFVVGSNNQLSAAAAHAVAEAPARTYNPLFIYGGVGLGKTHLMHAIGFAMLERDPSKKVMYLSSERFTNELVSAIQEGSMAEFRRQYRQIDLLLVDDIQFLEGKERTQEEFFHTFNALYEAQRQIVLTSDRPPKEIGLEDRLISRFEWGLVTDIKPPDFETRMAILRKKVEEDHLQISNLDDVLTLIARNRTSSVREIEGAVIKLLAYSSLTGRQIDLELAQEALGGGIVRPGGAGFAMDAGATPDRVRQAVARAFNTSPEALQSKKRTKDLTVPRQVAMFLIKDLFDISLVEIGRMFGGRDHSTVIHSIAKVEEEMTTDPAFRQRVEELRTSFR; encoded by the coding sequence ATGGAGCTTTCCGCGGGAGAAGTCTGGACACGGATCCTGGACGGGGCCCAGCAGGCTCTCCCCGAGCAGGCCTTCCGCACCTGGCTGCAGCCCACCCAGGCAGTCGCCATCTCTCAGGATCTGCTGGTGGTCTCCACTCCCAACCCGTTCGCGGTGGACTGGGTGGAAGACAAGTACGCCGAGCTCCTCACGGGGATCGGCGAGCACCTGTTCGGCCGCCGCTTTCAGCTCAGCGTGCAGTACAACGGCGGAGGCCGCCCGGGCCACGTGCCGCCGCCGGCCGTGATGGCCCCCGCCGCGCCCGCCCCCGCGGCGCGACCGGCCGAAGCGCCCGCCGCCCCCAGCGGCCGCCCCTCCGCGCCGCTGAACCCGCGCTACACCTTTGACCGCTTCGTGGTCGGCAGCAACAACCAGCTCTCGGCCGCGGCGGCGCACGCGGTGGCCGAGGCGCCGGCGCGCACCTACAACCCGCTCTTCATCTACGGCGGGGTGGGGCTGGGCAAGACGCACCTGATGCACGCCATCGGCTTCGCCATGCTGGAGCGCGACCCCAGCAAGAAGGTGATGTACCTCTCCAGCGAGCGCTTCACCAACGAGCTGGTGAGCGCCATCCAGGAGGGGTCGATGGCCGAGTTCCGGCGCCAGTACCGGCAGATCGACCTGCTGCTCGTGGACGACATCCAGTTCCTGGAAGGGAAGGAGCGCACGCAGGAGGAGTTCTTCCACACCTTCAACGCGCTCTACGAGGCGCAGCGCCAGATCGTCCTGACCTCCGACCGGCCTCCCAAGGAGATCGGGCTGGAGGACCGGCTGATCTCGCGCTTCGAGTGGGGGCTGGTGACCGACATCAAGCCGCCCGACTTCGAGACGCGCATGGCGATCCTGCGCAAGAAGGTGGAGGAGGACCACCTCCAGATCAGCAACCTGGACGACGTCCTCACCCTGATCGCGCGCAACCGCACCTCGTCCGTGCGCGAGATCGAGGGGGCGGTCATCAAGCTGCTCGCCTACTCGTCGCTCACGGGGCGGCAGATCGACCTGGAGCTGGCCCAGGAGGCGCTGGGAGGCGGCATCGTGCGCCCGGGCGGGGCGGGGTTCGCCATGGACGCCGGCGCCACGCCTGACCGGGTGCGCCAGGCCGTGGCCCGCGCCTTCAACACCTCCCCCGAGGCGCTGCAGTCCAAGAAGCGCACCAAGGACCTGACGGTGCCGCGCCAGGTGGCGATGTTCCTGATCAAGGACCTCTTCGACATCTCGCTGGTGGAGATCGGCAGGATGTTCGGCGGGCGCGACCACTCCACCGTCATCCACTCCATCGCCAAGGTGGAAGAGGAGATGACGACGGACCCCGCCTTCCGCCAGCGGGTGGAGGAGCTGCGCACCTCGTTCCGCTAA
- the rpmH gene encoding 50S ribosomal protein L34 has protein sequence MKPTYRPRNRKRTNKHGFRARMATKGGRAVLNARRRKGRHKLVVEIAGKY, from the coding sequence ATGAAGCCGACCTATCGTCCGCGCAACCGCAAGCGGACCAACAAGCACGGGTTCCGCGCCCGCATGGCCACCAAGGGCGGCCGCGCCGTACTGAACGCCCGCCGCCGCAAGGGGCGCCACAAGCTGGTCGTCGAGATCGCCGGCAAGTACTAG
- the rnpA gene encoding ribonuclease P protein component, translating into MSDEGEGRQGFGLPRESRIARSAEIRLLFQRGKRRKTRHLDAFVSPSPAAFPRLAVVVPKHKHTIVERNLVRRRLREIGRTVVLPALRNSGAALDVLVRARPDAYAASFAQLRDELATLVEELCSRAR; encoded by the coding sequence GTGAGCGACGAAGGAGAAGGGCGGCAGGGGTTTGGGCTCCCCCGGGAGTCACGAATCGCGCGCTCCGCCGAGATCCGGCTGTTGTTCCAACGGGGGAAGAGGAGGAAGACGCGTCACCTGGATGCGTTCGTCTCCCCTTCCCCCGCGGCGTTTCCGCGTCTGGCGGTGGTGGTCCCCAAGCACAAGCACACCATCGTGGAGCGCAACCTGGTGCGCCGGCGGCTCCGCGAGATCGGGCGCACCGTCGTGCTTCCGGCGCTTCGCAACTCTGGAGCGGCTCTGGACGTACTGGTCCGTGCCCGCCCGGATGCGTACGCCGCCTCATTCGCCCAGCTCCGGGACGAGCTCGCCACCCTGGTGGAGGAACTTTGCTCGCGCGCGCGATGA
- the yidD gene encoding membrane protein insertion efficiency factor YidD, with amino-acid sequence MIAAIRFYQKGISPLKPPVCRFMPTCSQYGAEAIERYGAARGGWLLVKRLARCQPFCRGGWDPVP; translated from the coding sequence ATGATCGCGGCCATCCGCTTCTACCAGAAGGGGATCTCGCCGCTCAAGCCTCCCGTGTGCCGCTTCATGCCCACCTGCTCGCAGTACGGCGCCGAAGCCATCGAGCGCTACGGCGCGGCGCGCGGAGGCTGGCTGCTGGTGAAGCGCCTGGCACGTTGCCAACCGTTCTGCCGCGGCGGCTGGGACCCCGTTCCCTGA
- the yidC gene encoding membrane protein insertase YidC, translating into MNDLNESRKNVFLAVTLALLVLALTNYLFPPARPVEEPAPRPAAAATATAPAAVTAPAALAPGGVAQPYAPRTVTVRSPLYEYRFSTRGGALTGAQLLRFASYVDPGKVQLVPRGASDVLAHRVAAGRDTLDLRSLEFRPSADRLELRAGGPAQHLTFTAAAPNGAQVQVRYTFRPNDYLVNVAGQITGVPGGARLITGLGTGLALNDDREHATEREMQVAAWIGEDVERLHLQKVEGLDTLPGAAKWVGLKDRYFLLGTVAGGRSAFERVLVRDLPDERYPSEGKPRVAPRAQITTVLPLAAGGRFAFDAYMGPLEHDRLVAIGHGLEEVNPYGYRWLRPIVRPISEVVLWTLHELHALGLSFGWVLILFGVLVRLVTWPLNAKAMRAQMKNMAVQPLMQARMKEIQTRYADDPREQQQEMMKMYKELGVNPLSMLSGCLPLLIPFPVLITLFFVFQSAIEFRGTSWGWLPDLSLRDPFYLLPVFLVVSMFALQYVSTKMSGMEQNAQTKMMMYTMPVMMGGFFLFMPSGLNLYYASTNVASLPQQLLIARERRRATEAQKAEEAAKAKAAAKPAARARRR; encoded by the coding sequence TTGAACGATCTGAACGAGTCCCGTAAGAACGTGTTCCTGGCGGTCACGCTGGCGCTCCTGGTGCTGGCGCTGACCAACTACCTCTTCCCTCCGGCGCGCCCGGTGGAAGAGCCCGCCCCGCGTCCCGCCGCGGCCGCGACCGCGACCGCCCCCGCGGCGGTGACGGCTCCGGCCGCGCTGGCTCCGGGGGGCGTGGCGCAGCCCTATGCGCCCCGCACCGTCACGGTGAGGTCGCCGCTGTACGAATACCGCTTCTCCACCCGCGGCGGCGCGCTCACGGGGGCGCAGCTCCTGCGCTTCGCGTCGTACGTGGACCCCGGGAAGGTGCAGCTGGTGCCGCGCGGCGCCAGCGACGTGCTGGCGCACCGCGTGGCCGCCGGCCGCGACACGCTGGACCTGCGCTCTCTCGAGTTCCGCCCCAGCGCGGATCGCCTCGAGCTGCGCGCCGGCGGCCCGGCACAGCACCTCACCTTCACCGCGGCGGCGCCCAACGGCGCGCAGGTGCAGGTGCGCTACACCTTTCGCCCCAACGACTACCTGGTGAACGTGGCCGGGCAGATCACGGGCGTCCCCGGCGGGGCGCGGCTGATCACGGGGCTCGGCACCGGGCTGGCCCTCAACGATGACCGCGAGCACGCCACCGAGCGCGAGATGCAGGTGGCCGCCTGGATCGGCGAAGACGTGGAGCGCCTCCACCTGCAAAAGGTGGAGGGCCTGGACACGCTCCCCGGGGCGGCGAAGTGGGTGGGGCTCAAGGACCGCTACTTCCTTCTGGGCACCGTTGCCGGTGGGCGGAGCGCCTTTGAGCGCGTGCTGGTGCGCGACCTTCCCGACGAGCGCTACCCCAGCGAGGGGAAGCCGCGCGTTGCGCCGCGCGCGCAGATTACCACCGTGCTGCCGCTGGCGGCGGGCGGGCGCTTTGCCTTCGACGCCTACATGGGCCCGCTGGAGCACGACCGCCTGGTGGCCATCGGGCACGGGCTGGAGGAGGTGAACCCGTACGGCTACCGCTGGCTGCGCCCCATCGTGCGCCCGATCTCGGAGGTAGTCCTCTGGACGCTGCACGAGCTCCATGCGCTGGGGCTCTCGTTCGGATGGGTGCTGATCCTGTTCGGCGTGCTGGTGCGCCTGGTGACCTGGCCGCTGAACGCCAAGGCCATGCGCGCCCAGATGAAGAACATGGCCGTGCAGCCGCTGATGCAGGCGCGGATGAAGGAGATCCAGACGCGCTACGCGGACGACCCGCGCGAGCAGCAGCAGGAGATGATGAAGATGTACAAGGAGTTGGGGGTGAACCCGCTGTCGATGCTGAGCGGGTGCCTTCCCCTGCTGATCCCCTTTCCGGTGCTGATCACCCTCTTCTTCGTCTTCCAGAGCGCCATCGAGTTCCGCGGCACCTCGTGGGGATGGCTCCCGGACCTGTCGCTGCGCGACCCGTTCTACCTCCTTCCGGTCTTCCTGGTGGTGTCGATGTTCGCGCTCCAGTACGTGAGCACCAAGATGAGCGGGATGGAGCAGAACGCGCAGACGAAGATGATGATGTATACGATGCCGGTGATGATGGGCGGCTTCTTCCTCTTCATGCCGTCCGGGCTGAACCTGTACTACGCGAGCACCAACGTGGCCTCGCTCCCGCAGCAGCTCCTGATCGCCCGCGAGCGCCGCCGCGCTACGGAGGCCCAAAAGGCGGAGGAAGCCGCCAAGGCCAAGGCCGCCGCAAAGCCGGCCGCCCGCGCCAGGCGCCGCTGA
- the mnmE gene encoding tRNA uridine-5-carboxymethylaminomethyl(34) synthesis GTPase MnmE yields the protein MTSLPFADTVAAIATAQGRGAVALLRVSGPGALDVLRRVAPALGDGPVPRVQRLAALRHPETAELLDRGLVAFFPAPGSYTGEDTVEITTHGGVLTPQLVLDALLAAGCRPAEPGEFSRRAYLNGKLDLLQAEAVLDLIDGRSRALHRAAIHQMERGLSRHVEELRRAIIGAEALIVYSIDFPEEDEPPVPPARIRAAAEDVLARISHLLATAPEGELLRDGALTVLAGRPNSGKSSLFNALLGTERAIVTEVPGTTRDALEATLSVNGYPFRLVDTAGLRETADLVEGIGIEVARRYLAAADLVLFCVEAGRTLEPDEAAFLATVDPERTVLVRTKADRVGDGGRGLGSETAEGVLVSAAEGTGLEELRQVLLHRAFGGILGEPGEAPLVTRERHARALRAARDEVRGFLDAQANGVPMEYAATHLQAAAAALEDLVGAVTIDDVLGRVFGDFCVGK from the coding sequence GTGACCAGCCTCCCGTTCGCCGACACCGTCGCGGCGATCGCGACTGCGCAAGGACGCGGCGCGGTGGCGCTCCTGCGCGTCTCCGGCCCCGGCGCACTCGACGTACTCCGCCGCGTGGCCCCCGCGCTTGGTGACGGACCGGTGCCGCGGGTGCAGCGTCTTGCAGCGTTGCGTCATCCTGAGACGGCGGAGCTGCTGGACCGCGGCCTGGTCGCCTTCTTCCCCGCCCCGGGAAGCTACACGGGTGAGGACACGGTGGAGATCACCACGCACGGGGGCGTGCTGACGCCGCAGCTGGTGTTGGATGCGCTTCTGGCCGCCGGCTGCCGCCCCGCCGAGCCGGGGGAGTTCAGCCGCCGCGCCTACCTCAACGGCAAGCTGGACCTGCTGCAGGCCGAGGCGGTGCTGGACCTGATCGACGGCCGCTCCCGTGCCCTGCACCGCGCCGCGATCCATCAGATGGAGCGCGGCCTCTCCCGTCACGTCGAGGAGCTGCGCAGGGCCATCATCGGCGCGGAGGCACTGATCGTCTACTCGATCGACTTCCCCGAAGAGGACGAGCCCCCCGTCCCCCCCGCCCGGATCCGCGCAGCCGCGGAGGACGTGCTCGCGCGCATCAGCCATCTCCTCGCCACCGCCCCCGAGGGCGAGCTCCTGCGCGATGGCGCGCTGACCGTGCTCGCCGGGCGTCCGAACTCGGGCAAATCGTCGCTCTTCAACGCGCTGCTCGGGACGGAGCGCGCCATCGTCACCGAGGTCCCCGGCACCACGCGCGACGCCCTGGAAGCGACCCTCTCCGTCAACGGGTACCCCTTCCGCCTTGTCGACACCGCGGGCCTGCGCGAAACGGCCGACCTGGTGGAGGGGATCGGGATCGAGGTGGCGCGCCGCTACCTCGCCGCCGCCGACCTGGTGCTCTTCTGCGTCGAAGCCGGCCGCACTCTCGAGCCCGATGAGGCCGCCTTCCTGGCCACCGTGGATCCCGAGCGGACGGTGCTGGTGCGGACCAAGGCGGATCGTGTGGGGGATGGCGGGCGGGGACTGGGAAGCGAGACTGCGGAAGGGGTGCTTGTCTCCGCGGCAGAGGGCACGGGGTTGGAGGAGCTTCGGCAGGTGCTTCTACACCGCGCGTTCGGCGGCATCCTGGGCGAGCCCGGCGAGGCGCCGCTGGTCACGCGCGAGCGCCACGCCCGCGCCCTCCGCGCCGCCCGCGACGAGGTACGGGGTTTCCTCGACGCGCAGGCGAACGGCGTCCCTATGGAGTACGCCGCCACGCACCTCCAGGCCGCCGCGGCCGCCCTGGAGGACCTCGTCGGCGCCGTCACCATCGACGACGTGCTCGGGCGTGTGTTCGGCGACTTCTGCGTGGGGAAGTAG
- a CDS encoding acylphosphatase → MPEAAFRVSGRVQGVGFRWWTRLQARQLDLQGTVRNAADGSVEVHARGEAAALDELRRRLSSGPPGAHVDAVESIQVDLASAGEGFQILR, encoded by the coding sequence ATGCCGGAGGCCGCGTTCCGGGTAAGCGGGCGGGTGCAGGGGGTCGGGTTCCGCTGGTGGACCCGGCTCCAGGCCCGGCAGCTCGACCTGCAGGGTACGGTGAGGAACGCGGCCGACGGTTCTGTGGAGGTCCACGCACGCGGAGAGGCGGCGGCGCTCGATGAGCTTCGCCGCCGCCTCTCGTCCGGCCCCCCTGGCGCACACGTCGACGCAGTGGAGTCCATACAGGTCGATCTCGCCTCCGCGGGCGAAGGGTTCCAGATCCTCCGCTGA
- a CDS encoding phage holin family protein — protein sequence MADEINVTRTTTTGADGAPGRADDEPGLGELFRQLAQDSATLVRQEMALAKAEMTQNLKAAARDATMVAVGGGVALLGMLVLILFLVLVIGDALNEYWAGALIVGLLFLIIGGVLAMGALKRLKHDSLTPARTIDTLKEDKQWAQSEIKQVRRDLA from the coding sequence ATGGCGGACGAAATCAACGTGACGCGCACCACCACCACCGGGGCTGACGGCGCTCCCGGACGAGCGGACGACGAGCCGGGGTTGGGGGAGTTGTTCCGGCAGCTCGCCCAGGACAGCGCCACGCTGGTCCGCCAGGAGATGGCGCTGGCGAAGGCGGAGATGACCCAGAACCTCAAGGCCGCCGCGCGCGACGCCACCATGGTGGCCGTCGGAGGCGGGGTGGCGCTGCTCGGGATGCTGGTGCTGATCCTCTTCCTGGTGCTCGTTATCGGCGACGCGCTGAACGAATACTGGGCTGGCGCGCTTATCGTAGGGCTGCTCTTCCTGATCATTGGCGGGGTGCTGGCCATGGGAGCCCTCAAGCGGCTCAAGCATGACAGCCTGACCCCAGCGCGGACCATCGACACTCTCAAGGAGGACAAGCAATGGGCGCAGAGCGAGATCAAGCAGGTTCGCAGGGACCTGGCATGA
- the mnmG gene encoding tRNA uridine-5-carboxymethylaminomethyl(34) synthesis enzyme MnmG, with amino-acid sequence MHDVIVVGGGHAGVEAASAAARAGARTLMVTANLEAIGQMSCNPAIGGVAKGTVVREVDALGGVMGMATDRARIQFRMLNRSKGPAVWAPRMQCDRGLYPRAARALLERHEGLEFFQGMVGSLLLDRGRVAGVKTENGFEFRARSVVLTAGTFLRGRIHVGRAEGVPAGRAGDPPSIRLAEQMEALGLEVARFKTGTPPRIDGRSVDYSRVEEQPGESPDYRLSVWERAPLLPQLPCWITWTGAELADLVHGHLGESALYGGEISGRGPRYCPSIEDKIVKFPDAPRHQIFLEPEGLDTCEMYVNGLSTSLPAGVQERMLRSIPGLEQVRMTKVGYAIEYDYYPPHQLHPTLESKALAGLFLAGQVNGTTGYEEAAGQGIVAGANAAFAALGREPLILERDQAFIGVLVDDLVTKGTDEPYRLFTSRAEFRLTLRQDNALQRLGPIAAARGMLSDAQREVMEDRQELADQVSAWLRDTNAPPGAVNPLLEAVESSPLREPTRLSVLIRRPKVGGEALLDAVGGAPNAERAVLLETLAAVEMEMKYDGYLIKERARSAALQRHADIALPADLPWIELHSLSFEARQKLDRIRPATLAQASRIPGVSPSDLQNLVMELRKRGEQMAARE; translated from the coding sequence ATGCACGACGTCATCGTGGTCGGCGGAGGGCACGCCGGGGTCGAAGCGGCCTCGGCCGCGGCGCGGGCGGGCGCACGCACGCTGATGGTCACCGCCAACCTGGAAGCCATCGGCCAGATGAGCTGCAACCCGGCGATCGGCGGCGTTGCAAAGGGAACCGTCGTGCGCGAGGTGGATGCGCTCGGTGGGGTGATGGGGATGGCGACGGACCGCGCCCGCATCCAGTTCCGGATGCTGAACCGCTCCAAGGGCCCGGCCGTGTGGGCGCCGCGCATGCAGTGCGATCGCGGCCTTTACCCGCGTGCTGCGCGGGCGCTCCTGGAGCGCCACGAGGGTCTGGAGTTCTTTCAGGGGATGGTCGGCTCGCTCCTCCTAGACAGGGGGCGCGTCGCGGGGGTGAAGACGGAGAACGGCTTCGAGTTCCGGGCGCGCTCCGTCGTCCTAACCGCGGGGACCTTTCTGCGTGGACGAATCCACGTGGGACGCGCCGAGGGTGTGCCGGCCGGCCGCGCCGGTGACCCGCCCTCCATCCGCCTCGCCGAGCAGATGGAGGCGCTTGGGCTGGAGGTGGCGCGCTTCAAGACTGGAACGCCGCCCCGCATCGACGGGCGCAGCGTCGACTACTCGCGTGTAGAGGAGCAGCCGGGAGAGAGTCCCGACTATCGCCTCTCCGTCTGGGAGCGCGCCCCGCTCCTTCCCCAACTCCCGTGTTGGATCACATGGACGGGCGCCGAGCTCGCCGACCTCGTTCACGGGCACCTCGGCGAGTCCGCACTGTACGGCGGCGAGATCTCGGGGCGGGGGCCACGCTACTGTCCATCCATCGAAGACAAGATCGTCAAGTTCCCCGACGCGCCGCGCCACCAGATCTTCCTGGAGCCGGAGGGGCTGGATACGTGCGAGATGTACGTCAACGGTCTCTCCACCTCCCTGCCCGCCGGTGTGCAGGAGCGGATGCTGCGCAGCATCCCGGGGCTGGAACAGGTGCGGATGACGAAGGTGGGGTACGCGATCGAGTACGACTACTACCCTCCACACCAGCTCCATCCCACGCTGGAGTCGAAGGCGCTGGCGGGGCTCTTCCTCGCAGGCCAGGTGAACGGGACCACCGGCTACGAGGAGGCCGCGGGCCAGGGCATTGTCGCCGGCGCGAACGCGGCGTTCGCGGCGCTTGGCCGCGAGCCGCTCATCCTCGAGCGCGACCAGGCCTTCATCGGCGTGCTGGTGGACGACCTGGTGACCAAGGGCACGGACGAGCCGTACCGCCTCTTCACCTCGCGCGCGGAGTTCCGGCTCACCCTTCGCCAGGACAACGCGCTCCAGAGGCTGGGCCCCATCGCCGCCGCACGCGGGATGCTGAGTGACGCGCAGCGCGAGGTAATGGAGGACCGCCAGGAACTCGCCGATCAAGTGAGCGCATGGCTGCGCGATACGAACGCCCCGCCCGGCGCCGTGAACCCGCTCCTGGAAGCGGTCGAGTCCTCTCCACTGCGCGAGCCGACGCGCCTCTCCGTCTTGATCCGCCGTCCGAAAGTTGGGGGTGAGGCGCTGCTGGATGCAGTCGGCGGCGCGCCGAACGCGGAACGTGCGGTCCTGCTGGAGACGCTTGCGGCGGTCGAGATGGAGATGAAGTACGACGGCTACCTGATCAAGGAGCGCGCACGATCCGCCGCGCTCCAGCGGCACGCGGACATCGCGCTCCCCGCCGACCTCCCCTGGATTGAGCTCCACTCGCTCTCCTTTGAGGCGCGCCAGAAGCTTGACCGCATCCGCCCCGCCACGCTGGCGCAGGCATCGCGCATTCCTGGCGTCTCCCCGAGCGACCTTCAGAACCTTGTGATGGAGCTTCGCAAGCGCGGGGAGCAGATGGCAGCGCGGGAGTAG
- a CDS encoding AAA family ATPase, whose protein sequence is MSRIIAIANQKGGVGKTTTAINLAACLAVAEKKTLVIDTDPQGNATSGLGINKDSLERSIYDILSDDLPIAEAVVKNVHFPFLDVVPATRDLVGVEVELVSRRGREGVLRNALASIRDSYEYIVIDCPPSLGLLTLNTMAAADSVLIPIQCEFYALEGLSQLLNTITLVQGNLNPRLQIEGVLMTMYDGRLNLSRQVADEAKEYFGPKVYRTTIPRNVRIAEAPSFGKPIVLYDVLSVGAKSYLSLANEVIARNGSRASEALAEPVGAGAR, encoded by the coding sequence TTGTCTCGCATCATCGCCATCGCGAACCAGAAGGGCGGCGTCGGAAAGACGACCACCGCGATCAACCTGGCTGCCTGCCTGGCGGTCGCGGAAAAGAAAACGCTCGTCATCGACACAGATCCGCAGGGGAATGCCACCAGCGGGCTCGGGATCAACAAGGACTCGCTCGAGCGCTCCATCTACGACATCCTCTCCGACGACCTCCCGATCGCTGAGGCGGTGGTGAAGAACGTCCACTTTCCCTTCCTGGACGTGGTCCCCGCGACGCGCGACCTGGTGGGGGTGGAGGTGGAACTGGTGAGCCGGCGCGGGCGCGAAGGGGTGCTGCGTAACGCGCTCGCCTCCATCCGCGACAGCTACGAGTACATCGTGATCGACTGCCCGCCCTCGCTCGGTCTCCTGACCCTGAACACGATGGCGGCGGCCGACTCGGTGCTGATCCCAATCCAGTGCGAGTTCTACGCACTTGAGGGGCTGTCGCAGCTCCTGAACACGATCACCCTCGTGCAGGGTAACCTCAACCCGCGCTTGCAGATAGAGGGGGTGCTTATGACGATGTACGATGGGCGCCTGAACCTGTCGCGCCAGGTGGCGGACGAGGCCAAGGAGTACTTCGGCCCCAAGGTGTACCGCACCACCATCCCGCGGAACGTCCGCATCGCCGAGGCACCCTCCTTTGGGAAGCCGATCGTACTCTACGACGTCCTGTCGGTGGGCGCGAAGAGCTACCTCTCGCTGGCCAACGAGGTGATCGCCCGCAACGGGAGCCGTGCTTCCGAGGCGCTGGCCGAGCCCGTCGGCGCGGGGGCGCGCTAA
- a CDS encoding ParB/RepB/Spo0J family partition protein yields MKKARLGKGLSALLGEYSQPQGETAPADGIRMVPVARIAPNPFQPRREFAEAQLAELEASIRQNGLLQALVVRPAPAGAPEGAEWELVAGERRWRAVRRLGWAEVPAIVKEPDDRAMLVLAIVENVQRAELSPLEEAAGYQQLIDEFGFTQAEVAESVGRERSTVANLLRLLQLPASVQRMVNEGTLSMGHARAILGLDDERAMAEMAREAAEGSLSVRTVEERVRQRREGGERSPAPPSPAPAAPPADPHVRHLETELQRAMGTAVRIRVGASGKSGRIEIPFYNADDFDRVLELLLGEESA; encoded by the coding sequence GTGAAGAAGGCCCGCCTGGGCAAAGGCCTCAGCGCCCTCCTCGGCGAGTACTCGCAGCCCCAGGGCGAAACCGCGCCCGCGGATGGGATTCGGATGGTCCCCGTGGCGCGCATTGCGCCGAACCCATTCCAGCCCCGCCGCGAGTTCGCCGAGGCGCAGCTCGCCGAACTGGAAGCCTCCATCCGCCAGAATGGCCTGTTACAGGCGCTGGTGGTGCGCCCCGCGCCCGCCGGCGCCCCCGAGGGTGCGGAGTGGGAGCTGGTGGCGGGCGAGCGGCGCTGGCGTGCGGTGCGGCGGCTGGGGTGGGCCGAGGTGCCCGCCATCGTAAAGGAGCCGGACGACCGCGCCATGCTCGTGCTGGCCATCGTGGAGAACGTGCAGCGCGCCGAGCTCTCCCCGCTGGAAGAGGCGGCCGGGTACCAGCAGCTGATCGACGAGTTCGGCTTCACGCAGGCCGAAGTGGCCGAGAGCGTGGGCCGCGAGCGCTCCACCGTCGCCAACCTCCTCCGCCTGCTGCAGCTTCCCGCCTCCGTGCAGCGGATGGTCAACGAGGGCACCCTCTCCATGGGCCACGCCCGCGCGATCCTGGGATTGGACGACGAGCGCGCCATGGCGGAGATGGCGCGCGAGGCCGCGGAGGGCTCCCTCTCCGTGCGCACGGTTGAAGAGCGCGTGCGGCAACGGCGCGAGGGCGGCGAGCGCTCCCCTGCCCCGCCCTCGCCCGCCCCCGCCGCTCCCCCGGCCGACCCGCACGTCCGCCACCTGGAAACGGAGCTCCAGCGCGCCATGGGCACCGCCGTGCGCATCCGCGTGGGCGCGAGCGGAAAGAGCGGCCGCATCGAGATCCCGTTCTACAACGCGGACGATTTCGACCGGGTGCTGGAGCTGCTTCTCGGGGAGGAAAGTGCGTGA
- a CDS encoding peptidoglycan DD-metalloendopeptidase family protein: protein MTFIVVPHGGGTDLTTRTYELSYRRLRLLKFAAIGLGVALVLMIGSWFYLAAQATRAQVLQRDVRRLEGEVAEVDQLRRRLVEMEARYAQITRLLGGVRRREPAKAAAPPPVARDTAEADSADQALLPRAWPLAARGFVTRGQRGRGDGERHPGMDIAVALGTPIVAAGDGTVTEAGRDSVYGLFVRIAHGGGYESLYGHASRVLVKARQRVRSRQTIALSGSTGVSTAPHLHFEIRRNGTPVDPVSLVHLPE, encoded by the coding sequence ATGACCTTCATCGTCGTGCCGCATGGCGGCGGCACGGATCTCACCACGCGCACCTACGAGCTTTCGTACCGCAGGCTGCGGCTTCTCAAATTCGCGGCGATCGGGCTGGGTGTGGCGCTGGTGCTGATGATCGGGTCGTGGTTCTACCTGGCGGCGCAGGCCACCCGGGCGCAGGTGCTGCAGCGCGACGTGCGGCGGCTGGAGGGAGAGGTGGCAGAGGTGGACCAGCTCCGCCGCAGGCTCGTGGAGATGGAGGCGCGGTACGCGCAGATCACCCGACTGCTGGGCGGCGTTCGCCGGCGCGAGCCCGCCAAGGCCGCGGCCCCGCCGCCGGTGGCGCGTGACACCGCGGAGGCGGACTCGGCGGACCAGGCACTTCTTCCGCGCGCGTGGCCGCTGGCGGCGCGCGGGTTCGTCACGCGCGGGCAGCGCGGCCGCGGCGATGGCGAGCGCCACCCGGGGATGGACATCGCGGTGGCGCTCGGCACGCCCATCGTAGCCGCCGGGGATGGCACGGTGACGGAGGCGGGGCGCGACAGCGTGTACGGCCTCTTCGTGCGCATCGCGCACGGGGGCGGGTACGAGTCGCTGTACGGGCACGCCTCCCGCGTGTTGGTGAAGGCACGGCAGCGGGTGCGCTCCCGCCAGACCATCGCGCTGAGCGGAAGCACGGGAGTCTCCACGGCTCCGCACCTTCATTTCGAGATTCGCAGGAACGGGACGCCGGTCGATCCGGTGTCACTCGTTCACTTACCGGAGTAG